In the Drosophila takahashii strain IR98-3 E-12201 chromosome 3R, DtakHiC1v2, whole genome shotgun sequence genome, one interval contains:
- the Gasp gene encoding protein obstructor-E isoform X2 translates to MKKFFVVFVALFGAAVAQSSFKCPDDFGFYPHDTSCDKYWKCDNGVSELKTCGNGLAFDATDSKYLTENCDYLHNVDCGDRTELEPPITTPHCSRLYGIFPDENKCDVFWNCWNGEPSRYQCSPGLAYDRDARVCMWADQVPECKNEEVANGFSCPAAGELANAGSFSRHAHPEDCRKYYICLEGVAREYGCPIGTVFKIGDSDGTGNCEDPEDVPGCEDYYGDVDLKALKKLGF, encoded by the exons ATGAAGAAGTTTTTCGTTGTGTTTGTGGCATTATTCGGAGCCG CTGTGGCCCAAAGTAGCTTTAAATGTCCCGATGACTTCGGATTCTACCCACACGATACGTCGTGCGACAAATACTGGAAGTGCGACAATGGCGTTTCCGAGCTGAAGACCTGCGGCAACGGTCTGGCCTTTGATGCCACAGACTCAAAATACCTCACCGAGAACTGCGACTATCTGCACAACGTGGACTGCGGCGATCGCACAGAGCTGG AACCCCCTATTACCACTCCCCACTGCTCCCGCCTGTACGGCATCTTCCCCGATGAGAACAAATGCGACGTTTTCTGGAACTGCTGGAACGGCGAGCCCTCCAGATACCAGTGCTCCCCCGGATTGGCCTACGATCGCGATGCTCGCGTGTGCATGTGGGCTGATCAGGTGCCCGAGTGCAAGAACGAAG AGGTGGCCAACGGATTCTCCTGCCCCGCGGCCGGTGAGCTGGCTAACGCTGGATCCTTCTCGCGCCACGCCCACCCCGAGGACTGCCGCAAGTACTACATCTGCCTGGAGGGCGTGGCCCGCGAATACGGATGCCCCATCGGCACAGTGTTCAAGATTGGAGACAGCGATGGCACTGGCAACTGCGAGGATCCCGAGGATGTTCCCGGGTG